Proteins from a genomic interval of Meiothermus sp.:
- a CDS encoding [LysW]-lysine hydrolase, giving the protein MDNGLSLDPVEFLKGALEIPSVSGQERAVAQYLAEGMRRLGFAKAWVDEADNARGQIGTGPVQVVLLGHIDTVPGEVPVRLEGQKLFGRGSVDAKGPFVTFILAAAGLPPEVLQKLTLHLVGATEEEVPSSKGARYVVDKLKPDYVVIGEPSSWQGITLGYKGRLLVRVRREKDNFHSAHHEPNAAEELISYFVSIKAWAEAMNSGQGPFNQVQYNLRDFRIEQPDTRQLAEMKFDLRLPPRLSVEEAIRHLSAYAPPVLDLDFSGREVPYVGPKDTPLTRALRIGIRQAGGEPVFKYKTGTSDMNIVAPHWKVPMVAYGPGDSTLDHTPNEHVEIPEFLKAIEALRIALTRLAK; this is encoded by the coding sequence ATGGACAATGGCCTGAGCTTAGACCCCGTCGAGTTTTTGAAAGGCGCCCTGGAGATTCCCTCGGTCTCGGGGCAGGAGCGCGCGGTAGCCCAGTACCTGGCCGAGGGCATGCGAAGGCTGGGCTTTGCCAAGGCCTGGGTAGACGAGGCCGACAACGCCCGCGGTCAGATCGGCACGGGGCCGGTACAGGTGGTGCTTCTGGGCCACATTGACACCGTACCCGGCGAGGTGCCGGTGCGGCTCGAGGGCCAGAAGCTGTTTGGCCGCGGCTCGGTGGATGCCAAGGGGCCCTTTGTAACCTTCATTCTGGCCGCCGCCGGCCTGCCACCGGAGGTCCTGCAAAAGCTCACCCTGCACCTGGTGGGGGCCACCGAGGAAGAGGTGCCCAGTTCTAAAGGGGCCCGCTACGTGGTGGACAAGCTCAAGCCCGACTACGTGGTGATTGGGGAACCCTCGAGCTGGCAGGGCATCACCCTGGGCTACAAGGGCCGTCTGCTGGTGCGGGTGCGGCGCGAGAAGGACAACTTCCACTCGGCCCACCACGAGCCCAACGCCGCCGAGGAGCTCATCAGCTACTTTGTGAGCATCAAGGCCTGGGCCGAGGCCATGAACAGCGGCCAGGGGCCCTTCAATCAGGTGCAGTACAACCTGCGCGACTTCCGTATCGAACAACCCGACACCCGCCAGCTCGCCGAGATGAAGTTCGACCTGCGCCTCCCGCCCCGCCTCTCGGTCGAGGAGGCCATCCGCCACCTTTCGGCCTATGCCCCACCGGTTCTGGATCTCGACTTCTCCGGGCGCGAGGTGCCCTACGTAGGCCCCAAGGACACCCCCCTCACCCGCGCCCTGCGCATTGGCATCCGCCAGGCCGGGGGCGAGCCGGTGTTCAAATACAAAACCGGCACCTCCGACATGAACATCGTGGCCCCGCACTGGAAGGTGCCGATGGTGGCCTACGGGCCAGGCGACTCCACCCTCGACCACACCCCCAACGAGCACGTGGAAATACCCGAGTTCCTAAAGGCCATCGAGGCGTTGCGCATTGCACTTACCCGGCTGGCTAAGTAG
- a CDS encoding tRNA (cytidine(34)-2'-O)-methyltransferase, whose protein sequence is MFKVVLYQPEIPQNAGNIARTCAATGAELHLIRPLGFQWNSAKLRRAGLDYWPEVDYVLHDSWGAFLETLPSDGRIWAFSSKVSRLYTEVRYQPGDYLLFGPESRGLPSEVLERFPGVTIPMPGRGGRSLNLAVAVGVGLYEALRQVGWGLPAKTEGG, encoded by the coding sequence ATGTTCAAGGTGGTGCTCTATCAGCCCGAAATTCCCCAGAACGCCGGCAACATCGCCCGTACCTGCGCGGCCACCGGGGCCGAGCTGCACCTGATTCGTCCGCTGGGCTTCCAGTGGAATAGCGCCAAACTGCGGCGGGCCGGGCTGGATTACTGGCCCGAGGTAGATTACGTTCTGCACGACTCCTGGGGGGCTTTTCTGGAGACCTTGCCCTCGGATGGCCGGATCTGGGCCTTTAGCAGCAAGGTGTCGCGGCTGTATACCGAGGTGCGCTACCAACCCGGCGATTACCTTTTGTTTGGGCCGGAAAGCCGTGGACTCCCCAGCGAGGTATTGGAGCGCTTTCCCGGCGTGACCATTCCCATGCCGGGCAGGGGCGGGCGCTCGCTCAACCTGGCGGTGGCGGTGGGGGTGGGGCTGTACGAGGCGCTGAGGCAGGTGGGATGGGGTCTTCCAGCCAAAACAGAGGGCGGCTGA
- a CDS encoding GGDEF domain-containing protein codes for MAAYPEIGLMLLAAVAGLATWWLARSEPVWRWASLGMLFWGLQIGVGLLERQAEPQAPLTLSHALLLIAALAWKATLRSLPLREAPRLTLALLPFAALVPATLFLAYSAQPSQMVQMVWLADLLPLLLALPLLEAALRGQASESRLVWGLGLLLKAGGSWALGLGWPPHGFAYLAWALGFSLIGWGGYLEATESRLSKGTLASVLVGLLGSLVVLGLEPHVQQPFHSFFLVGWGYAVMFVLAGIGWVVYLRISSAERQLELWINLLESLSSKAQSTQNLTPQGVLHSVMEGLQPLYGNLVGIEVRSDVTIRAGQNGPYVHTFELALDTPTEGRLYFSGPPKDERGLEALAPLLTERLRLSLALNEWRNKAYTDPLTGLLNRRGYERQVQRLLRRAGEEGKPLSLALLDIDHFKQINDTYGHPVGDKLLKQLAEVLRKASRSDDLAVRLGGEEFALVLFGADLEDAYRVLERIQSEVRALQISPIAWRLSISAGLAGGEIPPSMATVQRWLEQADQALYEAKQAGRDRVYPVPPSSQFLEDLLEL; via the coding sequence ATGGCGGCGTACCCCGAGATCGGACTCATGTTGCTGGCTGCGGTAGCCGGTTTGGCCACCTGGTGGCTGGCCAGGAGTGAGCCGGTCTGGCGCTGGGCCAGCCTGGGGATGCTGTTTTGGGGACTTCAGATCGGGGTAGGTCTCCTCGAGCGCCAGGCGGAACCCCAAGCGCCCCTTACCCTTTCGCACGCCCTACTGCTCATAGCTGCGCTGGCCTGGAAAGCCACTCTGCGCTCATTACCCCTGCGTGAAGCACCCCGCCTAACCCTGGCCCTGCTACCCTTTGCCGCACTTGTACCGGCTACCTTGTTTCTGGCTTATTCAGCCCAGCCTTCCCAGATGGTTCAGATGGTATGGCTGGCCGACCTGCTGCCCTTGTTGCTGGCGCTACCCCTCCTGGAAGCGGCCCTGCGGGGGCAGGCCAGCGAAAGCCGCCTGGTCTGGGGCTTGGGGCTATTGCTCAAGGCGGGCGGGAGCTGGGCCCTGGGGCTGGGCTGGCCCCCCCATGGGTTTGCGTATCTGGCCTGGGCTCTAGGCTTTTCCCTGATTGGCTGGGGGGGCTACCTCGAGGCCACCGAGTCCCGCCTGAGTAAAGGCACATTGGCCTCGGTACTTGTAGGACTACTGGGCAGTCTGGTGGTGCTGGGACTCGAGCCTCACGTCCAGCAACCCTTCCACAGCTTTTTCCTGGTGGGTTGGGGGTACGCCGTGATGTTCGTCCTAGCCGGCATCGGATGGGTGGTGTATTTGCGAATTAGCAGTGCCGAGCGGCAGCTCGAGCTCTGGATCAACCTGCTCGAGAGCCTCTCCAGCAAAGCCCAGTCCACCCAGAACCTCACGCCCCAAGGGGTGCTGCACAGCGTGATGGAGGGGCTCCAACCTCTGTACGGCAACCTGGTGGGGATCGAAGTGCGCTCCGACGTAACCATCCGGGCAGGGCAGAACGGCCCCTACGTGCACACCTTCGAGCTGGCCCTCGACACCCCTACCGAGGGACGGCTCTACTTTTCTGGCCCACCCAAAGACGAGCGTGGGCTGGAGGCCCTGGCCCCCCTGCTCACCGAACGGCTGCGGCTCTCCCTGGCCCTCAACGAATGGCGCAACAAAGCCTACACCGACCCCCTGACTGGGCTCTTGAACCGCCGCGGTTACGAGCGTCAGGTGCAAAGGCTGCTTCGGCGAGCAGGAGAAGAGGGTAAGCCCCTAAGCCTGGCTCTGCTGGACATAGACCACTTTAAGCAGATCAACGACACCTACGGCCACCCGGTCGGCGACAAGCTGCTTAAACAGTTGGCCGAGGTGCTGCGCAAGGCCAGCCGGAGCGACGACCTGGCAGTGCGATTGGGGGGAGAGGAGTTTGCGCTGGTGCTGTTCGGGGCCGACCTCGAGGACGCCTACCGGGTGCTGGAGCGCATCCAGAGCGAGGTGCGGGCCCTGCAGATCAGCCCCATCGCCTGGCGGCTGAGCATCTCGGCGGGGCTGGCCGGTGGTGAAATCCCCCCTTCGATGGCCACCGTGCAGCGCTGGCTCGAGCAAGCCGACCAGGCCCTCTACGAGGCCAAGCAAGCCGGACGGGATCGGGTCTACCCTGTTCCACCCTCCAGCCAGTTCCTGGAGGATTTGCTCGAGCTTTAA
- a CDS encoding DUF58 domain-containing protein, with protein MWVWLLPLLIVCLLLLGPRWARARCTVTSKAFLFSGQKAEAQVQMVLQTWVPLFARLEGDGSAPLGVMAWGGRALVWGRWRLEDKLLLLARRRGEHHLPGVRVFVRDLLGVLEREVHLSLERGAVVVYPEIHPALLPHLRRTLLADGHPAEGGMEDATRFVGVRAYTPGDPLRHLHWKATARYGQLMMREFERVKSSAIWLHLDLQGEGRVGEVYLEHASSLAASLLRAASEEGLAVGLSLGGRSIPVGFGTIHEQRLLAELGRARPQQNPTPVPDPEPGTNLILVTMLASAKVLEGALRARARTSQVHLVALPEGFFLWPGEKGRRVFGMTDGVQQLLRKRNHLVSEGVQVHILRGNQSVLGLGHQP; from the coding sequence ATGTGGGTTTGGCTGCTACCGCTGTTGATTGTTTGCCTGCTGCTGCTGGGGCCGCGGTGGGCTCGAGCCCGGTGCACGGTAACCTCTAAGGCTTTTTTATTCTCGGGCCAGAAGGCCGAGGCCCAGGTTCAGATGGTGCTCCAAACCTGGGTTCCGCTTTTTGCCAGACTCGAGGGGGATGGGTCGGCCCCCTTGGGGGTAATGGCCTGGGGCGGACGGGCCTTGGTCTGGGGGAGATGGCGTCTGGAGGACAAGCTTTTACTGCTGGCGCGACGCCGGGGGGAGCATCACTTACCCGGTGTCCGGGTTTTTGTGCGGGATTTGCTGGGTGTACTCGAGCGCGAGGTGCACCTCAGCCTTGAGCGGGGTGCGGTGGTGGTCTATCCTGAGATACATCCGGCATTGCTTCCCCATCTTAGGCGCACCCTCCTGGCCGATGGTCACCCCGCCGAGGGGGGCATGGAGGATGCCACCCGGTTTGTGGGTGTGCGGGCCTACACGCCTGGCGATCCGCTTCGACACCTGCACTGGAAGGCCACAGCCCGGTACGGACAGCTAATGATGCGGGAGTTCGAGCGGGTCAAGAGCAGCGCAATCTGGCTGCACCTGGACTTGCAAGGGGAGGGCAGGGTAGGGGAAGTCTACCTCGAGCATGCCTCCAGCCTGGCGGCCAGTCTGCTCCGTGCGGCGTCCGAAGAGGGGCTGGCGGTGGGGCTATCGTTGGGAGGCAGGTCTATACCAGTAGGCTTTGGCACTATCCACGAGCAGCGACTGCTGGCTGAGCTGGGCCGAGCCCGGCCCCAGCAGAACCCTACGCCGGTGCCCGACCCGGAACCTGGTACCAACCTAATTCTCGTAACCATGCTGGCCTCGGCAAAGGTTTTGGAAGGTGCCTTACGTGCCCGAGCTCGGACATCCCAGGTGCACCTGGTGGCTTTGCCCGAAGGGTTTTTTCTATGGCCGGGGGAGAAAGGGCGCAGGGTATTTGGCATGACAGACGGGGTGCAGCAGCTTTTGCGAAAGCGAAATCATCTGGTCTCGGAGGGGGTGCAGGTGCACATCCTGCGTGGTAACCAAAGCGTTCTTGGGTTGGGTCACCAACCTTAA